Proteins encoded within one genomic window of Leptospira stimsonii:
- a CDS encoding DUF1564 family protein, with protein MGILISATPSTSSRLTGSKKNVESILIPESFLKRLTDLERKNLPKIVGPLLETYTKYIVSLRRLNPRAKKVMYQRGEGKLIKVNMRIASEHWELLRVLADAHGVSKSFLFNYILWLDSLDVGESFREVLGVGVPTLHNSYSYTLQYDRIQNKISRILKFTPEHLKTIRRYRTRGTS; from the coding sequence ATGGGGATATTGATTTCAGCAACGCCTTCGACGAGTTCCCGTTTAACGGGCAGTAAAAAGAATGTGGAATCGATTCTGATTCCAGAATCTTTCCTTAAAAGACTCACGGATTTAGAGAGAAAGAATCTTCCGAAAATCGTAGGTCCGCTCTTGGAAACTTACACAAAATATATCGTCTCTCTCAGACGCCTCAACCCAAGAGCGAAAAAAGTTATGTACCAAAGAGGAGAAGGTAAGCTAATAAAAGTAAATATGAGAATTGCTTCGGAACACTGGGAGCTCCTCCGTGTCCTCGCCGATGCCCATGGAGTCTCCAAGAGTTTTCTCTTCAACTATATCCTCTGGCTGGACTCCCTCGACGTAGGCGAGTCCTTTCGTGAAGTCCTGGGGGTGGGTGTTCCCACCCTCCACAACTCTTACAGCTATACCCTCCAGTACGACCGGATTCAAAATAAGATCTCCCGAATTCTAAAATTCACCCCCGAACATCTAAAAACGATCCGGAGATATCGAACTCGAGGGACCTCTTAA
- a CDS encoding flavin-containing monooxygenase, which translates to MAQKLKEEKLKTKSSGTQTLDAIIVGTGFAGLGMGVRLKEKGIHSFIILEQASGVGGTWRDNHYPGAACDVQSHLYSFSFERNPNWSRMYGLQSEILEYLNHCTDKYDLRSHIHFNTSAESAFFDEKNGFWNVKSSDGNSYKAKTLINGSGGLSRPVLPDVPGLKKFRGKMFHSARWDHSYDLNGKTVGVIGTGASAIQIVPAIQPNVKILNLFQRTAPWVIAKPDRAISNFERGLFRYFPPAQWFFRMAIYWMLEFRVIAFTVHPGLMKILEFFAKGYINKNVKDPILRKKVTPNFTIGCKRVLISNEYYGALQKRNVNVITNAIQEINENGIVTQDGVEYPLDALILATGFQAADAMSPFEVKGLGGLDLNDAWKNGAEAYLGTTVSGFPNMFLIVGPNTGLGHSSMVLMIESQINYTLQCILSLRKKKLKFINVLKEAQDRYNRKIQARLEKSIWNTGGCMSWYRTKNGKNTTLWPGFTFEFRLKTKSVNLSHYEIAKSDDSLERLSLVSRIAMIFGGIFR; encoded by the coding sequence ATGGCTCAGAAATTGAAAGAAGAGAAGTTAAAAACAAAATCATCCGGAACTCAGACCTTGGATGCAATTATAGTCGGTACCGGCTTCGCTGGTCTTGGAATGGGAGTGCGTCTCAAAGAGAAAGGAATTCATTCTTTCATAATCCTCGAACAAGCCTCTGGAGTGGGTGGGACTTGGAGGGACAATCATTATCCCGGTGCGGCGTGCGATGTTCAGTCGCATCTTTATTCTTTTTCTTTTGAAAGAAATCCAAACTGGTCTAGAATGTACGGTCTTCAATCGGAGATCTTAGAATATCTCAATCATTGTACGGATAAATACGATCTCCGATCGCATATTCATTTTAATACTTCAGCGGAATCCGCGTTTTTTGACGAAAAAAACGGGTTTTGGAACGTGAAGTCATCGGATGGAAATTCTTACAAAGCGAAAACTTTGATCAACGGTTCGGGAGGTTTGAGCCGTCCTGTTTTACCGGATGTTCCCGGTCTTAAAAAGTTTAGAGGAAAGATGTTCCACTCTGCGAGATGGGATCATTCTTACGATCTCAATGGGAAGACAGTGGGAGTGATCGGAACCGGTGCGAGCGCGATCCAAATCGTTCCTGCCATTCAACCGAATGTAAAAATTTTGAATCTTTTCCAGAGAACGGCACCTTGGGTAATCGCAAAACCCGATCGTGCAATTTCGAATTTTGAAAGAGGACTCTTCCGATATTTTCCTCCAGCTCAATGGTTTTTTCGAATGGCGATTTATTGGATGTTAGAATTTAGGGTGATTGCCTTTACCGTTCATCCAGGTCTGATGAAGATTTTAGAATTCTTTGCAAAAGGTTATATCAATAAGAATGTAAAGGATCCGATTCTTAGAAAAAAAGTGACTCCTAATTTTACAATCGGCTGTAAAAGAGTCCTTATTTCGAATGAATACTATGGTGCATTACAAAAACGGAATGTGAATGTAATTACGAACGCGATTCAGGAAATTAATGAGAATGGGATCGTCACTCAGGATGGAGTAGAATATCCACTCGATGCTTTGATCTTAGCGACAGGGTTTCAGGCCGCAGATGCGATGTCTCCGTTCGAGGTGAAGGGGTTGGGTGGATTGGATTTGAATGACGCTTGGAAAAACGGAGCCGAGGCGTATCTAGGGACTACAGTTTCAGGTTTTCCTAATATGTTTTTGATCGTCGGTCCCAATACCGGCCTCGGTCATAGCTCTATGGTTTTGATGATCGAATCGCAGATCAATTATACTCTTCAGTGTATTCTTTCTCTACGGAAGAAAAAATTGAAATTCATAAATGTTTTGAAGGAAGCTCAAGATCGTTATAATCGAAAGATTCAAGCGCGTTTGGAAAAGTCGATTTGGAATACCGGAGGTTGTATGAGTTGGTATCGTACGAAGAACGGAAAGAATACGACTCTTTGGCCTGGTTTTACTTTTGAATTTCGTCTAAAGACAAAGTCTGTAAATCTTTCGCACTATGAAATCGCGAAATCGGACGATTCCCTGGAACGCCTTAGTTTGGTCTCGAGAATCGCGATGATCTTCGGCGGAATCTTTCGTTAG
- a CDS encoding lipoate--protein ligase family protein, translating into MRTFSFFQNSERSATYNLAIEEALGLHLISSGYGAGIRIWKNPFSIVVGLSERPEETVLPEILNPFLESEKIAGKESVLKNRKVIRKNSSPAIVRRASGGGTVVHHPEENLNFTFFISLDVKPELYKVKESYDYFLSLVIASLKKQTLDASFRGKSDLAVVDQGLEKKISGNAQFRKRGAVVHHGTLILKPSLIERVSGLLKHPPEEPEYRKNRKHSDFVTALPEHFSTLKFGQDLSHVFAESLGLSRMGTEKDLRFTKLILREAKTLLENKYSRMDFILRD; encoded by the coding sequence ATGCGGACATTCTCCTTTTTCCAAAACTCAGAACGAAGCGCAACCTACAACCTCGCCATCGAAGAGGCCTTAGGACTTCATCTCATCTCCTCCGGATACGGAGCCGGAATTCGAATCTGGAAAAATCCATTCTCCATCGTAGTAGGTCTTTCGGAAAGACCGGAAGAAACTGTTTTGCCTGAAATTTTAAATCCATTCTTAGAATCCGAAAAAATTGCCGGGAAAGAATCGGTCCTAAAAAACAGAAAGGTCATCCGGAAGAATTCTTCTCCGGCGATCGTAAGAAGAGCGAGCGGAGGTGGAACCGTGGTTCATCATCCGGAAGAGAATCTAAATTTCACATTCTTCATTTCCTTGGACGTAAAACCGGAACTCTATAAGGTAAAAGAATCCTATGATTATTTCCTAAGTTTAGTCATCGCGTCCTTGAAAAAACAAACGTTAGACGCTTCTTTCAGAGGGAAATCGGATCTTGCGGTCGTCGATCAAGGATTGGAGAAGAAGATTTCGGGAAATGCACAATTCCGAAAAAGAGGCGCGGTCGTCCATCACGGGACGTTGATCTTAAAACCTTCCCTCATCGAAAGAGTCTCCGGACTTCTCAAACATCCACCGGAAGAACCCGAATATAGAAAGAACCGAAAACATTCCGATTTCGTGACTGCCCTTCCCGAGCATTTTTCCACTCTAAAATTTGGCCAAGACCTTTCTCATGTATTTGCCGAATCTCTGGGCCTTTCCAGAATGGGCACAGAGAAGGATCTCCGATTTACAAAATTGATTCTCAGAGAAGCAAAAACGCTCCTGGAGAATAAGTATTCGAGGATGGATTTTATCCTCAGAGACTGA
- a CDS encoding Pycsar system effector family protein has product MQTEYFSTTKARSSVDYLLRTVHQHHVQLSLMADQKANILIAASFVILSLALGFLQRGTYVTGMIILMAFIAVAASLAIFAVMPFSKRDKLKKKNPLFFGDFANDDEDTFFKNMESSLESDASLYKAISFDIYQMGRSIYFTKYRFIRWSYRFFLAGFFIGGTLIVFESVGWIPSLIR; this is encoded by the coding sequence ATGCAGACAGAATACTTTTCCACAACGAAAGCCAGATCCTCCGTCGATTATCTACTCAGAACCGTCCACCAACATCACGTCCAATTGAGTCTCATGGCCGATCAAAAGGCGAATATATTGATTGCGGCGTCGTTTGTTATCCTTTCCTTAGCGCTCGGGTTTTTGCAACGAGGGACGTACGTCACCGGGATGATCATACTCATGGCGTTTATTGCGGTGGCGGCGTCTTTGGCGATTTTTGCGGTGATGCCCTTTTCGAAACGTGATAAACTAAAAAAGAAGAATCCATTGTTTTTCGGGGATTTCGCTAACGACGACGAAGACACATTCTTTAAGAATATGGAATCTTCTTTAGAATCGGATGCTTCCCTCTACAAGGCGATATCCTTCGATATTTATCAGATGGGAAGAAGTATCTATTTTACAAAATATAGATTCATACGATGGAGTTACCGATTTTTTCTGGCTGGATTTTTTATCGGAGGAACTCTGATCGTATTTGAAAGCGTCGGTTGGATTCCCTCCCTCATACGTTAA
- a CDS encoding helix-turn-helix domain-containing protein, with amino-acid sequence MTYTDWFGNAFAIFGGFLAFLLAIPDLLLPKRTKFQTYFSIVLILIGALQLLNEIVFQGVLRDPSIYLVFSLPFLFTIGPVAYLAIRAIVEEEFRFGILSAISLLPAIVIVFPISILFSTVRSFPWNFPFSELNEAERLFKALYLVSALYSFLYGILILRILSSVQERKLKLLIWISFIDFFFVSIFGFLGICVEFFFLKVSSWVVTLALCLVYYVRKKYPELEETIHVELVKAKYSRSRLGGLEVDSILKELETMMKAEKAFQDEEISLSSVAERVSLSTHQLSELINRKLNKSFFVWLNQYRIEEAKRLLYETDKTVIEIAMEVGFNNRSSFNEAFLKFTQKTPVGYRKLSREDATLFTSS; translated from the coding sequence ATGACTTACACGGATTGGTTCGGGAATGCGTTTGCAATTTTCGGTGGGTTCTTAGCTTTTCTGCTGGCGATCCCGGACCTTCTTCTTCCCAAGAGGACCAAGTTTCAAACGTATTTTTCAATCGTCTTGATTCTTATCGGAGCCTTGCAATTGTTAAACGAGATCGTCTTTCAAGGAGTTTTGCGAGATCCGTCTATCTATCTTGTTTTCAGTCTTCCTTTTCTTTTTACGATCGGTCCGGTTGCGTATCTCGCCATTCGAGCGATCGTTGAGGAAGAATTCAGATTTGGAATCCTCTCCGCCATTTCTCTTCTGCCGGCAATTGTGATCGTTTTTCCAATTTCTATTTTATTCTCAACGGTTCGTTCTTTCCCTTGGAATTTTCCTTTCTCAGAGCTCAACGAAGCGGAACGTCTTTTCAAAGCGCTCTATCTAGTTTCGGCCTTGTATTCTTTTCTTTATGGAATTTTGATTCTTCGAATTTTATCCTCCGTTCAAGAAAGAAAACTCAAACTTCTAATCTGGATTTCTTTTATCGATTTTTTCTTCGTTTCCATTTTTGGTTTTTTGGGAATCTGCGTTGAATTCTTCTTTCTGAAAGTTTCAAGTTGGGTTGTGACGCTCGCATTGTGTTTGGTTTATTACGTTAGGAAAAAATATCCGGAGTTGGAGGAGACGATACATGTCGAACTCGTAAAGGCAAAATATTCCCGTTCTCGGCTTGGAGGATTGGAAGTGGATTCCATTCTCAAGGAACTTGAAACGATGATGAAAGCCGAAAAAGCATTTCAAGACGAAGAGATTTCGCTTTCATCTGTTGCAGAGAGGGTTTCTCTTTCCACTCATCAGCTTTCGGAGTTGATCAATCGTAAACTCAACAAGAGTTTTTTCGTTTGGTTGAATCAGTATAGAATTGAAGAGGCAAAAAGACTTCTTTACGAAACGGATAAGACCGTCATCGAGATTGCTATGGAGGTAGGATTCAATAATCGTTCCTCTTTTAACGAGGCCTTCTTAAAATTCACGCAAAAAACTCCGGTGGGCTACCGCAAATTATCAAGAGAGGACGCCACACTTTTCACTTCTTCTTAG
- a CDS encoding DNA polymerase domain-containing protein encodes MAETIWIEGTLFDIYHIEDRIHIWILNKKGEPLLFYDFYQPVIYARGDEILLKKLVQRLYQLRAIAEIPTYEEKKLFYENQTVSVLKLTIARPSVLSKVSRKLYALYGKFDIFHSDIEVPTSYLVEKKLFPMCKVRLSYSEERDGKKILEIIALDEIENLDYDVPKFKILSMRLSQSHRLDMRKNSLVFRTFDKSWEFSGSNPKELLSQIDALLKEEDPDIILSSYGDQIIFPYLFSQAQKFKIFPAFDRDRASPIRRNIQTKGTSFNTYGTIVFRAPSYPLFGRWHIDSENSFVHKEADLLGIVELARLSRLPIQKMARASTGKALTAIETDVALRRGYLVPWQKSAIESPKTALQLLEADKGGLVFQPDISFGMTAENVAQLDFAQMYPSIMVLHNISPECVNCSCCEDDKTTPVVPSLGYKICNKRKGIVSEALEHVLVRRAHYKNIVKQTKDEVKLYESELKQSSLKWMLVTSFGYLGYRNAKFGRLESHESVNAFAREKLLTAKEISEGRGYVFIHAITDSLFIRKEDSSSFSQEELDSLCAEITAKTSVKIDVDGVYTWLLFPSSSQDPKMPVANRYMGRFSSGKLKCRGIGSRRKDIPVFIRNAQKEMLEWMREKITIQELIDSEKEILQIFDRYDNQLKTEKVPLEELLVRRSTSKDLEEYEVHGATSLSLLRLKELGIEVQAGEKIRYLVLNRNSKSKDQWYLPEEALPIFISKNKKIHWDKTFYRKLLTNVFREIWSEFASFQDFHSLIDEQRWLPFDDHYWEEYQKFLIEKRQSA; translated from the coding sequence ATGGCTGAAACAATTTGGATCGAAGGAACTCTATTCGATATTTATCATATAGAAGATAGAATACATATTTGGATTCTCAATAAAAAAGGAGAACCTCTTCTCTTTTACGATTTTTATCAGCCGGTCATTTATGCCAGGGGCGATGAAATTCTTCTTAAAAAACTCGTACAAAGACTTTATCAACTCAGAGCGATAGCAGAAATCCCGACCTACGAGGAGAAAAAACTCTTTTATGAAAATCAGACAGTTTCAGTCCTAAAACTTACGATCGCTCGTCCTTCCGTTTTGTCTAAGGTTTCCAGAAAACTCTATGCGCTCTACGGAAAATTCGACATCTTTCATTCAGACATCGAAGTCCCAACAAGCTATCTCGTTGAAAAAAAATTATTTCCTATGTGCAAAGTGCGACTCTCCTATTCGGAAGAAAGGGACGGAAAGAAAATTCTCGAGATAATAGCCCTCGATGAAATCGAAAATTTAGACTACGACGTCCCTAAGTTCAAAATTCTTTCTATGCGACTTTCTCAGAGTCATAGACTCGATATGAGAAAAAATTCTCTCGTATTTCGAACTTTTGACAAGTCTTGGGAATTTTCTGGCTCGAATCCGAAAGAACTTTTATCTCAGATCGACGCTCTTCTCAAAGAAGAGGATCCCGATATTATTCTCTCCTCTTACGGTGATCAAATCATCTTCCCGTATTTATTCTCTCAAGCTCAAAAGTTTAAAATTTTCCCCGCATTCGATCGAGACCGAGCGAGTCCGATTCGAAGAAATATTCAAACGAAAGGTACTAGCTTTAATACTTACGGCACGATCGTTTTTCGAGCTCCTTCTTACCCTCTTTTTGGACGCTGGCATATCGATTCGGAAAATAGCTTTGTTCATAAAGAAGCGGATCTTTTGGGTATTGTCGAATTAGCAAGACTCTCTCGTCTTCCAATTCAAAAGATGGCAAGAGCTTCGACGGGGAAAGCCCTGACCGCGATTGAAACGGACGTCGCCTTGAGAAGAGGTTATCTTGTCCCTTGGCAAAAGAGCGCGATCGAATCTCCGAAAACAGCCCTTCAACTTTTAGAAGCGGACAAAGGCGGACTTGTCTTTCAGCCGGACATCAGCTTCGGAATGACCGCTGAAAACGTAGCACAATTGGATTTTGCACAAATGTATCCGAGCATAATGGTTCTCCATAACATTTCTCCCGAATGTGTAAACTGCTCCTGTTGCGAGGACGACAAAACAACTCCTGTAGTTCCGAGTTTAGGATACAAAATCTGTAACAAACGAAAAGGAATCGTTTCGGAGGCTTTGGAACACGTTCTGGTTCGAAGAGCACATTACAAAAATATAGTAAAACAAACAAAAGACGAGGTAAAACTCTATGAAAGCGAACTCAAACAATCCAGTCTTAAGTGGATGTTGGTCACCTCTTTCGGTTATCTTGGATACAGAAACGCAAAATTCGGAAGATTGGAAAGTCACGAAAGCGTAAACGCTTTCGCAAGAGAAAAACTCCTAACCGCCAAGGAGATTTCGGAGGGAAGAGGTTATGTTTTTATCCACGCGATTACCGACAGCCTTTTTATCCGCAAAGAGGATTCTTCTTCGTTCTCTCAAGAGGAATTAGATTCTCTCTGCGCTGAAATAACGGCAAAGACTTCCGTTAAAATCGATGTCGATGGGGTTTATACTTGGCTTCTTTTTCCGTCGTCCAGTCAAGATCCGAAGATGCCTGTCGCAAACCGATACATGGGAAGATTTTCATCGGGAAAGTTAAAGTGTAGAGGAATCGGTTCCAGAAGAAAAGACATTCCCGTCTTTATTAGGAACGCTCAAAAGGAAATGTTGGAATGGATGAGAGAAAAAATCACGATCCAAGAATTGATCGATTCAGAAAAGGAAATTTTACAGATCTTCGATCGTTATGATAATCAACTCAAAACGGAGAAAGTTCCTCTCGAAGAACTTTTGGTCCGAAGATCCACTTCGAAAGATCTGGAAGAATACGAAGTACACGGCGCAACCTCACTTTCGCTTCTTCGCCTCAAGGAATTAGGGATCGAAGTTCAAGCGGGTGAAAAAATCCGATATTTAGTGCTCAACCGAAATTCGAAAAGTAAGGACCAATGGTATCTTCCGGAAGAGGCCCTTCCGATTTTTATAAGTAAGAATAAAAAAATCCACTGGGATAAAACTTTCTATAGGAAACTTCTTACGAACGTTTTTAGAGAGATTTGGTCGGAGTTTGCTTCGTTTCAAGACTTCCATTCTCTGATCGACGAACAGAGATGGCTTCCTTTTGACGATCATTACTGGGAAGAATATCAAAAATTCTTGATAGAAAAGAGACAAAGCGCATGA
- a CDS encoding rhomboid family intramembrane serine protease yields the protein MTGYYNRIGPELTPVVRILLILNGGIFAIQLLLSWTVGDYLTLFFGLTPDAITHHYYVWQFITYAFLHSTQNIFHILFNMFSLWMFGSILENHWGGKNFLKFYLFSCFMGGFFPWILHLLGWHQGTIIGASGGIYGLLVAFALIWPNQELLFMGFFPLKAKYMVVILMLIIAFSGPGGNIAHMAHAGGAIGGALYFFYYNKLKSKIPSSLSLSRYLQKRKMKKWQEEMNRKIHVREEVDLLLDKISKSGMDSLSRKEKKFLKDASSQYSSEE from the coding sequence ATGACAGGCTACTACAATCGGATCGGGCCGGAGCTGACTCCCGTGGTTCGGATTCTCTTGATCTTAAACGGGGGAATTTTCGCGATTCAACTCCTTCTTTCCTGGACGGTAGGAGATTATCTCACTCTTTTTTTCGGATTAACGCCCGACGCAATCACGCATCATTATTACGTTTGGCAATTTATTACGTACGCATTCTTACATTCCACACAGAACATCTTCCATATTCTGTTTAACATGTTTTCTCTTTGGATGTTCGGTTCCATTTTGGAAAATCACTGGGGAGGAAAGAACTTTCTTAAATTCTACCTTTTCTCCTGTTTTATGGGCGGCTTCTTTCCCTGGATTTTGCATCTCTTAGGGTGGCACCAAGGAACGATCATAGGAGCTTCGGGAGGAATCTACGGTCTTTTGGTTGCCTTCGCTTTGATCTGGCCGAATCAGGAATTGTTGTTCATGGGATTTTTTCCCCTGAAGGCAAAATACATGGTCGTCATTCTGATGCTTATCATCGCCTTTTCCGGTCCGGGAGGAAACATCGCACACATGGCTCACGCAGGAGGTGCCATCGGAGGAGCCCTTTATTTCTTTTATTATAATAAACTTAAGTCCAAAATTCCTTCCTCTCTTTCCTTGAGTCGTTATCTCCAGAAGAGAAAGATGAAAAAATGGCAAGAAGAGATGAATCGAAAGATTCACGTCCGAGAAGAAGTGGATCTTCTTTTGGATAAAATTTCGAAGAGTGGAATGGATTCTCTCTCAAGAAAGGAAAAGAAATTCTTAAAGGATGCTTCGAGTCAGTATTCTTCGGAGGAATGA
- the glyA gene encoding serine hydroxymethyltransferase, with translation MQFLPKADPEIYAAIKKEDERQENNLEMIASENFVSRPVLEAYTSTLTNKYAEGYPGKRYYNGCVNADAVESLAIERAKKLFGAEFANVQPHSGAQANMAVFLACLEPGDSFLGMNLAHGGHLTHGSPVNISGRYYKPIPYGVDPKTEMIDYDEIAKLAREHKPKLIVAGASAYARIIDFAKFAEIAKEVGAKLMADIAHISGLVSTGNHPSPVGLFDYVTTTTHKTLRGPRGGLILSSLENEKVLNSRVFPGIQGGPLMHVIAAKAVAFQEALQPEYKTYIETVLENAKTLAEVFVKRGYRVVSGGTDNHLVLLDVSVKGLTGAQAADGLDEVGVTVNKNAIPFDKNPPAVASGIRLGTPALTTRGLKPSDIEVVGNLICDFLDNPNDEKNRSKVKGGVKEVTQRFPMDRFRLD, from the coding sequence ATGCAGTTTCTTCCGAAAGCAGATCCAGAAATCTATGCCGCGATCAAAAAAGAGGACGAAAGACAGGAAAATAACCTGGAAATGATCGCCTCCGAGAATTTTGTTTCCAGACCGGTTCTGGAAGCCTACACCTCAACACTCACAAACAAATACGCAGAAGGATATCCGGGAAAAAGATACTACAACGGATGTGTCAACGCGGATGCAGTGGAAAGCCTGGCTATCGAAAGAGCGAAAAAACTCTTCGGCGCGGAATTCGCGAACGTCCAACCTCATTCGGGCGCGCAAGCAAACATGGCCGTCTTCTTGGCCTGCTTAGAACCCGGAGATTCTTTCCTCGGAATGAATCTCGCACACGGAGGTCACTTGACCCATGGTTCTCCGGTCAATATCAGCGGTCGCTATTATAAGCCGATCCCTTACGGCGTGGATCCCAAAACGGAAATGATCGACTACGATGAAATCGCAAAACTCGCGAGAGAACACAAACCGAAGTTGATCGTTGCGGGCGCTTCCGCGTACGCAAGAATCATCGATTTCGCGAAATTCGCGGAGATCGCAAAAGAAGTCGGGGCCAAACTCATGGCGGACATCGCACATATCTCGGGACTTGTTTCCACGGGAAATCACCCTTCTCCCGTCGGACTTTTCGACTACGTGACGACCACGACTCACAAAACCCTGAGAGGACCGAGAGGCGGGCTCATTCTTTCTTCATTAGAAAATGAGAAAGTACTAAACTCCCGGGTTTTCCCCGGAATCCAAGGCGGACCTTTGATGCACGTAATCGCCGCAAAAGCGGTGGCATTCCAAGAAGCGCTTCAACCCGAATACAAAACATACATCGAAACCGTATTAGAAAATGCGAAAACTCTCGCGGAAGTATTCGTAAAACGAGGATATCGTGTCGTGAGCGGAGGAACGGACAATCACCTCGTTCTTCTGGACGTTTCCGTAAAGGGACTAACCGGAGCACAGGCGGCGGATGGACTAGACGAAGTGGGAGTTACCGTAAACAAGAACGCGATTCCTTTTGATAAGAATCCTCCGGCGGTCGCTTCCGGAATTCGCTTAGGAACTCCGGCGCTTACGACCCGTGGACTCAAACCTTCGGACATTGAAGTTGTAGGGAATCTGATCTGCGATTTTCTTGACAATCCAAACGACGAGAAGAATCGTTCGAAAGTAAAAGGTGGAGTCAAGGAAGTAACTCAGAGATTTCCGATGGATCGTTTCCGTCTGGATTGA
- a CDS encoding DUF4345 domain-containing protein yields the protein MQNDNLTISRSVDQDRILSLISKLFLLMNIAVYDAFAIGFFLIPLKLASWIGIEIQTTAALADFRAMYGGLCFGIGIVLVLALFRKEWLSSGILLSVTTAGGLLLGRLYTILLDGPGNEYIYISMATEVGAVVIGGWLLKRS from the coding sequence ATGCAAAACGACAATCTTACGATATCTCGATCCGTCGATCAGGATCGAATTCTTTCCCTCATTTCGAAACTTTTTCTCCTCATGAACATCGCGGTGTACGACGCCTTCGCGATCGGATTTTTCTTGATTCCGCTGAAATTGGCTTCCTGGATCGGAATTGAAATTCAAACGACCGCGGCCTTAGCCGATTTTCGTGCTATGTATGGCGGACTCTGTTTCGGCATTGGAATCGTTCTCGTTCTTGCTCTCTTTCGGAAGGAATGGCTTTCAAGTGGAATATTGCTTTCCGTTACTACGGCGGGTGGTCTCTTATTAGGAAGGCTCTATACCATTCTTTTGGACGGACCGGGTAACGAATATATCTATATTAGCATGGCAACCGAAGTCGGGGCGGTCGTGATCGGAGGATGGCTTTTAAAACGTTCCTAA